A portion of the Elephas maximus indicus isolate mEleMax1 chromosome 13, mEleMax1 primary haplotype, whole genome shotgun sequence genome contains these proteins:
- the LOC126057314 gene encoding olfactory receptor 4P4-like, whose product MGHENVTEFILLGLFSDESTKAACFVLFSLCYIAILSGNLLILLTTKGSHLSEQPKYFFLSYLSFMDVCFTSTVAPKLITGLLTQQKTISYNSCMAQMFYAHFFGTTEIFILVAMAYDRYAAICRPLHYMVIMSRQVCYVLVIASIIGAFIHSILQVLIMIELPFCGPNQIDHNFCDVFPVLKLACTDTSLLVIVIITTTGMSSILTFVTLVISYIIILFTLRTCSSEGRRKALSTCGSHITVVLMFFLPLIFTYVPTADSVSDDEVLALFYTMIAPMFNPLIYTLRNIDMKNAMKKVWCQSKLFEGK is encoded by the coding sequence ATGGGACATGAAAACGTCACAGAATTTATCCTCCTGGGACTTTTTAGTGATGAGAGCACAAAGGCTGCCTGCTTTGTGCTGTTCTCACTTTGCTATATTGCCATTCTCTCAGGAAACCTGCTCATTCTTCTTACCACCAAGGGCAGCCACCTCAGTGAGCAGCCCAAGTACTTTTTCCTCAGCTACCTGTCCTTCATGGATGTCTGCTTCACCTCCACAGTGGCCCCCAAACTGATCACGGGCTTGCTGACCCAGCAGAAGACCATCTCCTACAACAGCTGCATGGCCCAGATGTTTTATGCCCACTTCTTTGGCACCACTGAGATCTTCATTTTGGTAgccatggcctatgatcgctatgCAGCCATCTGCAGACCCCTTCACTACATGGTCATCATGAGCAGACAGGTGTGCTATGTCCTGGTGATTGCCTCTATTATCGGAGCATTTATCCATTCCATCCTGCAAGTATTGATTATGATTGAACTTCCTTTCTGTGGTCCCAATCAGATAGACCACAATTTCTGTGATGTATTCCCAGTGTTGAAGCTGGCCTGCACAGACACTAGTTTGCTGGTAATTGTGATCATCACCACAACAGGGATGTCGTCCATTTTGACCTTTGTCACCTTGGTTATTTCTTACATCATCATCCTGTTCACCCTGAGGACCTGCTCCTCTGAGGGTCGCCGCAAAGCCCTCTCCACCTGCGGCTCGCACATCACTGTGGTGTTGATGTTCTTCTTGCCCCTCATCTTCACCTATGTCCCTACAGCTGATTCTGTCAGTGACGACGAGGTGCTTGCCCTATTTTACACTATGATTGCTCCCATGTTCAACCCCCTCATCTATACACTGAGAAACATAGACATGAAGAATGCCATGAAGAAAGTGTGGTGCCAAAGCAAGCTGTTTGAAGGGAAATGA